From the Thermosynechococcus sp. genome, the window TTCAGTCACCCGCAACGTCAAACACTTAGCCGCACCTCCCGCCTTCAGAAATTCTGTGAGGGGCGTCTCCACCACCTCAAAGCCCACTTGGGCAAGGGCGGACTTCAACTCTTGGCTGGCACGGTTGAGAATCACCGTGCGATCGATATTGACGGCATTGCAGGCAAAATTAACCGCATCAGGCTCTTTAAGGGCAATTCGTTTATCCGCCGGTACCCGCAGTTCAATAAGACGGTTGGAATAGGCATCAAACGCGGGAGGATAGTAAAGTAAGTAGCCATTGGTCAGCGGGCAAAAACACGTGTCAAGGTGATAGAAGCGCTCATCCATCAGCCGCAGCGAGAGGACTTCAACATCTAGCCACTTTGCCAAATAGGCATGGGAATCCAATTCTGAACGGAAGCCATACCCCGCCCACAGCCAGCGGCCCTCGCGATCCAAGAGGGCATCCCCTGCCCCCTCAAAAGGCAGTTCTTTGGGTAGCTCAAAGACCTGGTACCCCTGGGATTCAAACCACGCCTTAAAGTAGGGTTCTTCGCCCTGACGTTCTGGGTGATAAAAGCGACTGAGCACCACACGATCGCCCAGCACCAACCCCGCATTCGCCGTAAACACCATATCAGGCCAGCCCGGCTGCGGCTCAATCAAGTCAACCGTCGCCCGAGCCTGGATAATTTCGTAGAGTCTTTGCCACTGCTCCTGTGCCCGATCGCGGGAGGATTTGTGGATATTTCCCTCCATCCAAGGATTGATCACATAGTCCACCTGATAATAGGTGGGCGGGCACATGAGGAATCGCAGGGTTGAACTCATAGGGATTGTTTAGAAATCGTTGAAATGTGTGAAAACAGTATGGGATGGGCTCCACGGCACCCATCGCAAACTTTAAATAATTCTATAGGCAGGGGGGATTCTGACGGTTACTTTTGTCATCAAGTCCTGACATTATCCCCCTTGTCCTTTGGGGTAGGGGCAATTCTATTTGCAAAGAGCAGGGGAAATCTGCGCTAAGATTATAATTTGCGCGATCGCGCACAGCCAACTGACACTACACTGACACCATCTGCGAAGGGGAACGACCTTGACTGACCTGATTGACCTCATTTCCGTAACGACTGAGCCACGTTCCAATAGCCAGCTCCTCGCCAAAATTGAGGTTGCGGGGGCACACTCTCAACAGGTATATAACCAAGTGGTCAACGATCTCCTTCGCCACACACAAGTGCCCGGATTTCGCAAGGGGAAAGCCCCCCGGCAGCTTGTATTGCAGCAGCTTGGCAGAGAGCGGCTGCACTATCTTGCCATGGAAAAACTGATTGAGGATGCCGTCAAAACCGCCGTTGAAAAGAACAATATCCCCTACCTAGGCAATCTCGAACTCGAAGGGAGCATTGCAGAGCTACGGGATCAATTTCATCCCGGCGAAAACTTTTCCTTCAGCGTCACGTTTGACGTCGAACCAGAAGTGACGGTCACAGCCTATCAAGGACTAACCATTGAGTACAGTCCCGTCACCTACAATCCCGAAACTGTCGAGCAGCTCTTGCAGCGGCACCAACGGGAGCACGCCACCCTCATTCCCGTGGAAGACCGACCGGCTCAGTGGGGGGATGATGTCACCCTGAAACTCGTGACCAAAGATGAAAACGGGGAAGTGGTGAAGGAACTCTCAGCGGATGAATTGCCCCTGTCCCTCGATGCAGCGCAACCCTTTTTGCTCAAAGAAATTCCTGCTGCTGTTGTCGGCATGAGTATTGGTGAACTAAAAACGGTGACGGTGTCTGTTGCCCAGGAAGCAGCGGAAGGAAAAGCGGAGACTCCCAAACCGTTGACCGCTGAGATTGAACTCTTGGGAATTAAAGCCCCGGAACTGCCCCCCCTAGACGATGCCTTTGCCGCTGAGCACAGTGAATTTAGCACCATGGCAGAATTGCGGGCCTATCTAGAGCAAAATCATCAGGAGCGAGCTAAAAATCAAGACAAGCAAGCCAAAGAAGCTGCCCTCATTGATGCCCTCATTGCGCAAAATCCCGTTGAATTGCCAAAAACCCTGATCCGCAAAGAAGCGGATGTGAAGGTGCGGACAACTCTGATGCAAATTCAGTCCCAAGGTGTTGATCTCAACAAGATCCTGACCGAGGAACTCTACGAGAAAATGCGCCAAGAGGCAGAGCCGGCGGCAGCTAAGGACGTGCACGCCCGTTTGTTGTTGAAGGCGATCGCTCGCCAAGAGGGCATTGAGCCCAGTCCAGAAGCAGTTGAGGAACGGCTGAACCGCTACAAAGAAGTGGTGAGGAACCAAACGGCAAAGGATCTGGAACGACTCCGCGAATTGGCCCACGATGAAGTGCAGCAGGAGCAAGTCCTCAACTGGCTCCTAGAGCAAAATACATTTCAGCCGGTGCAGTCCGACACAGCCACTGAGCAGCCCCCGGGGACTACTGGAGCGCCAAAGGATACCCAGATGGAGGCCGTTGCTGAAAACCCATCCACGCCGCAAAAACGATCTGGCAAAAAGGCAAGTGCTGCCCCATCCCAAGAATAGTTCGGCATAATGGAGGTAATGATCCCTCCGGGAACAAACCGCTGGTTACAATTAATTACAGTTACAATTAGTTACAAATAAAGCGTCATTTTAGGCCACTATGCTGCAATCCCGTTATGACCACCCCCTGAGTGCCATTCTGCGCTCTCCAGCGCTCAATCTGCCGTCTACCCATGCCAATATTGTGCCGATGGTGGTTGAGCAGTCGGGGCGGGGTGAACGAGCCTTTGACATTTATTCGCGGCTTCTGCGCGAGCGCATCATTTTCTTAGGTGGAGGGGCAGGCGATCGCCGCGGTATTGATGATGCCGTTGCCGACTCTATTGTGGCGCAACTTCTCTATCTAGATGCCGAGGATCCAGAAAAAGACATTTACCTATACATTAACTCCCCGGGTGGCTCAGTCACCGCCGGCATGGCCATCTACGACACAATGAAACACATTCGCCCCGATGTGTGTACCCTCTGCTTTGGCTTGGCCGCCAGTATGGGTGCCTTTTTGCTCTCCGGCGGCACTCCTGGTAAACGGAT encodes:
- the tig gene encoding trigger factor encodes the protein MTDLIDLISVTTEPRSNSQLLAKIEVAGAHSQQVYNQVVNDLLRHTQVPGFRKGKAPRQLVLQQLGRERLHYLAMEKLIEDAVKTAVEKNNIPYLGNLELEGSIAELRDQFHPGENFSFSVTFDVEPEVTVTAYQGLTIEYSPVTYNPETVEQLLQRHQREHATLIPVEDRPAQWGDDVTLKLVTKDENGEVVKELSADELPLSLDAAQPFLLKEIPAAVVGMSIGELKTVTVSVAQEAAEGKAETPKPLTAEIELLGIKAPELPPLDDAFAAEHSEFSTMAELRAYLEQNHQERAKNQDKQAKEAALIDALIAQNPVELPKTLIRKEADVKVRTTLMQIQSQGVDLNKILTEELYEKMRQEAEPAAAKDVHARLLLKAIARQEGIEPSPEAVEERLNRYKEVVRNQTAKDLERLRELAHDEVQQEQVLNWLLEQNTFQPVQSDTATEQPPGTTGAPKDTQMEAVAENPSTPQKRSGKKASAAPSQE
- the clpP gene encoding ATP-dependent Clp endopeptidase proteolytic subunit ClpP; its protein translation is MLQSRYDHPLSAILRSPALNLPSTHANIVPMVVEQSGRGERAFDIYSRLLRERIIFLGGGAGDRRGIDDAVADSIVAQLLYLDAEDPEKDIYLYINSPGGSVTAGMAIYDTMKHIRPDVCTLCFGLAASMGAFLLSGGTPGKRMALPHARIMIHQPLGGAQGQAVDIEIQAREILYHKRKLNELLAQHTGQPIERIEADTERDFFMSAEEAKAYGLIDQVVTRQSLPSH